The following proteins are encoded in a genomic region of Candidatus Diapherotrites archaeon:
- a CDS encoding transaldolase family protein — protein sequence MTIFVDSANINEVEKWVKQPFVKGITTNPFLMAKVKPKNRFDHLKSLYILLGKGQLLMVQASGETPDELLEDVRTIHEMLPKAVINIPADKSGFSIAPTLNHDKVEICFTAVFSAAQGILAAFAGGHYVAPYVGRMQDVELDPWSEIEDMQDAFMAHELDSHVLASSLRTPKDVARAFALGCHVTVKPEILEQCLSPTHTDEMVKEFNRVRLV from the coding sequence ATGACCATCTTCGTGGATTCGGCTAACATCAATGAGGTGGAGAAATGGGTGAAGCAACCCTTCGTGAAGGGAATAACCACCAACCCTTTCCTCATGGCCAAAGTCAAACCCAAAAATAGGTTCGATCACCTCAAATCCCTCTATATATTGCTTGGAAAAGGGCAGCTCCTCATGGTCCAAGCATCAGGGGAGACCCCGGATGAATTGCTGGAAGATGTGCGCACCATTCACGAAATGCTTCCTAAGGCGGTCATCAACATCCCAGCCGACAAGAGCGGTTTCTCCATTGCCCCCACGCTCAACCATGACAAAGTGGAGATATGTTTCACCGCCGTCTTTTCAGCCGCGCAAGGGATTCTCGCGGCCTTCGCGGGCGGCCACTATGTCGCCCCCTATGTGGGTCGGATGCAGGATGTGGAATTGGATCCTTGGTCCGAAATTGAGGATATGCAGGATGCCTTCATGGCGCACGAACTGGATTCCCATGTCCTGGCCTCCTCCCTGCGCACTCCCAAGGACGTGGCGCGGGCGTTTGCCCTGGGCTGCCATGTCACGGTGAAACCGGAAATATTGGAGCAATGCCTCTCCCCCACGCACACGGATGAGATGGTGAAGGAATTCAACCGCGTGCGTTTGGTGTGA
- a CDS encoding cob(I)yrinic acid a,c-diamide adenosyltransferase has translation MGADKPFLERGMVHVYTGDGKGKTTASLGLAFRAMGYGMKVYMVQFLKIGYTGEALALRRFGLPMSLESFNVTCKNQASHDADIAAGVFSGYCRDCFVPTQYDAPMAEKAFLKGKEAVDSGKYDLVIFDELNVALNMKLLSVSTVLEMLAAKPPHTEIVLTGRNAPAEVIGVADYVTRMELHRHPYMKKIYARKGIEF, from the coding sequence ATGGGTGCAGATAAGCCTTTTTTGGAACGCGGGATGGTGCATGTGTATACCGGCGACGGAAAGGGCAAAACCACGGCGTCCCTTGGGTTGGCTTTCCGGGCCATGGGCTATGGCATGAAAGTCTACATGGTCCAATTCCTCAAAATTGGTTACACGGGAGAAGCTTTGGCCCTGCGCCGGTTTGGGTTGCCCATGTCGCTCGAGAGTTTCAATGTGACCTGCAAGAACCAGGCCTCCCATGATGCGGATATCGCGGCCGGGGTTTTCTCTGGATATTGCCGGGATTGCTTCGTCCCTACTCAATATGATGCTCCCATGGCCGAGAAGGCGTTTCTCAAAGGAAAGGAAGCCGTGGACTCGGGGAAATATGATTTGGTGATTTTCGATGAATTGAATGTGGCCCTCAACATGAAATTGTTGTCCGTGAGTACCGTATTGGAGATGCTCGCGGCCAAACCCCCCCACACCGAAATTGTACTCACGGGACGCAACGCCCCCGCTGAAGTAATCGGGGTGGCGGATTATGTGACCCGCATGGAATTGCATCGCCATCCCTACATGAAAAAAATATATGCCCGCAAGGGTATTGAGTTTTGA
- a CDS encoding carboxypeptidase-like regulatory domain-containing protein, translating into MGLMDGMRGFYFALEDAYYGFLDKIQARIPVYKVIDPLDKVFPSFLLVLGILIFLIIGVGASVLGGLGGGATHTFSVSFVDESNVPLADVFVDMVNAQGQAITEITSSSGTVAFQLAAGTYTIEAQKEGYDPLSQVIEIANSITSRFTLLEKIIPPKARVLLIKDASQNILSFSTNDISLSFSCQTGLAPAAQVVSFGNVQVLQPSNCVNLSVNVRVPGYIPSTQPLLGDTTEIILQREDSGGGNNPTTGSIEAYVVDETGAPIFAADVKVHKVPVSGSKILVTQKITDNGGFALVERLAPGTYILTAGKPGFKQVESGEIVVSAGDILESTLMLPAASTTKKLLVKVLSSANQLPVEGAQIGLFIQTVSGSYVEYGTYTSDTNGIVDQTLTDFNGSTSLVAAHPHYVTRILQNQGLVNEDALSPIPILLDPLELGTDGNATNAVLVDVRVRDAFGLGVRGADAILFSPDANGIPLGMKKTDMSGAAFFPNLPAGTYQATGSTPTADGLSPKGVGVVGRTLPLEVKLQTGTALVQVTVTDEFNQRVADANVQVIDASSGLVLGAAITDAQGVAQLAVDTNHTAFVFVSKDLFLPFSSTPFTLLKDNTHVLRIDVSLSSATQQVDIHLDAIYQLNQSGAPVIAQTLVPGQSYAFHYSVRSPTVQQAWQAVKRVNSLSPLFQQTTDVGTVKDGQAAKGSVALYSTASSQDEFAPSNPVSAGQPAKVILNTLGDASSAGAFAFISRVEINPQSIPNQDALSFIYQSKSTTEISPLYQESFTLGAPLPDAGDYVYTFFLAETGTNQLVQVNGAAPIPIEVGKDYSLSYAILNQSGRDYPSASLSFSANPGTFTVSPTQKTLPNFSNNSSQGGSVSLSSTQLCQGNVSYCSTLTITLNGVGSNEQPRTQQLRFYTIPQRQIFLQVAPSSLLPGTAQTIQAVALDQQQKPLLPATSGIQMTGQLLDSSGGAIGNLIPFTSSSSGVFFASIPAAQDGDALHLQADAPGYISGTQLIPVSSDGGINLSQDHACLSISPSLLSFPLGGFGSLTLQTINCREPLQVYTGGFVEGSQIIQLPVRQGANPVNSSSPILMGINDTKVLTVGPAPHIGMYPVYVFAKRQSEPSSAYAFVRNVDVRVDPISPNTQCLNLEKYSFDVSRGSDSAKVVNQCNPHVHDPLFPQVNLSMNGIYAHAIPPVLTPEMRSPNAPISFNWTLALDYQPIINGDWVLDDFPSQTIPDGNWNRFEVAGAPAFLDSKDGFSGSAPLLVSDEVRISNVSYLETQNQTVFPHASRGRKALLFQTTLFLERAFTFPRLCFLTSGVPSVNVRIDGVLVQDRFMNPNCALTNHTLSAGPHTIEYFVYDNDADDYQIRALWFDGSNFRAFSDDQGNGFYLSPEYGNVWSAGNNTNGTQVLGPLPATLTPASSTTQPVYIASLPNSFRDILANKGGVEHLKHSGLRVSTDHPGVRAFVKDGDVFAQYVGFDDPAAEQNVIVENLGMQGEKYGILTLTDYAGLSSPQTNVRLGVVVDASPSVLAKVAAHSPNGVDGICRAIANLQKGMRYYSGKTVDLQVFLMNAPSSFTGASSGASIPCEGILPPNATRILSFSPPVSGDPTESWALAAEHAAQDSFFTQSQQSKLLLIITDNKPSGLSNNQRPSEWDSTRELPLVNAAAARLNANGVKGVVWYMTPLESNPHGLDTGDPNRSDAIALMDYFAASTQGFVEAFDFSERVDTSNNVHAWEQASYNKIAKRLLQHAFDRSSQRIAVKLSSLPPNACIGENDVVGDSGVRALPRILLDWDWNDVDIRACDRASDVSTSNGIFCDGSQFLLSAVKKLHEVENAYAPTANSQQVAQIPFWMNFDAYLMEDAFPSDLRQDFVDYYANSSFADAPSWFKNALLGAGAWKDYVNPSNDRMAIVVNGDPNVNVLPTSGLYRVRMDIQWDSDVGTFFIANTPAARITIYLDLLAASSGMSVDSPLYAMPLDGLIGWDESTQLFHREGYGTTFSGGVVDLVGTSSYPLRTYPSSPGTTALKTFEVRVATDFVATNATAPGELARIDNTTNTLYLAPTLPAPVILDWGSNPFGQGSVFYGIQETDFSTGTSAYISHPNQGTNPLSAWKPIASLIKQPAYGCSSSACALCVDGGGNPFASSIVGDYNPPSTVTGYRAPLNATQLFGFTSPSGISNESFLAGAFYRPAGKDYSIVLGLNDNPSREIGSILTMNTVLQNQGQSTGALDAGDAVLESEWAKAQSFQGMLALLAQDWTCISSEGDSTTIFWNRDKLIDLVKEEHAAYGMGTNSSTLVGNACVATGNPLGRGGTYTLQERAGNIPNSQNVLGLCPLYSNSPQVGAYLQLGIPYPVGTQIHLPPTQTTPNTGDPLDRSVQYRYSPTNCGAPTSVKCPSSPDYCANDGERYWVGIPNLQP; encoded by the coding sequence ATGGGACTCATGGATGGGATGCGGGGGTTTTATTTTGCTCTCGAGGATGCCTATTATGGTTTTCTGGACAAGATCCAGGCACGCATTCCTGTTTACAAAGTCATTGATCCCCTGGATAAGGTTTTCCCCAGCTTCCTTCTCGTTCTGGGAATACTAATCTTCCTCATCATCGGGGTGGGCGCCTCGGTTTTGGGGGGGTTGGGTGGGGGCGCCACGCATACCTTTAGTGTATCGTTTGTGGATGAGTCCAATGTTCCCCTGGCCGATGTATTCGTGGACATGGTGAATGCCCAAGGGCAGGCCATCACCGAAATTACTTCCTCTTCCGGAACAGTTGCCTTCCAATTGGCCGCTGGGACGTATACTATTGAGGCTCAGAAGGAGGGGTATGATCCTTTATCTCAGGTCATTGAGATCGCGAATAGTATAACCAGTCGCTTCACCCTATTGGAAAAGATCATTCCCCCTAAAGCGAGGGTGTTGCTCATCAAGGATGCGTCGCAGAACATCTTATCTTTCTCCACGAATGATATTTCTCTCTCGTTTTCGTGCCAAACCGGTTTAGCCCCGGCCGCGCAAGTGGTGTCGTTTGGAAACGTGCAGGTGTTGCAGCCTTCCAATTGCGTCAACCTTTCCGTGAATGTGCGCGTGCCGGGTTACATTCCTTCCACTCAACCCCTGCTCGGGGACACCACTGAAATTATTCTCCAGCGCGAAGACAGCGGTGGGGGGAATAATCCTACGACTGGGAGTATCGAAGCCTATGTGGTGGATGAAACAGGAGCCCCCATCTTTGCCGCGGACGTGAAGGTGCATAAGGTTCCCGTGTCCGGTTCCAAGATCTTGGTAACTCAAAAGATCACTGATAATGGGGGGTTTGCATTAGTTGAGCGTTTGGCCCCGGGAACCTACATCCTCACCGCTGGAAAACCGGGTTTCAAACAGGTGGAGAGTGGCGAAATTGTGGTGAGTGCGGGGGATATTCTCGAATCGACGCTGATGCTTCCCGCGGCTTCCACCACCAAAAAGTTATTGGTGAAAGTGCTGAGCAGCGCCAACCAGCTTCCCGTGGAAGGGGCTCAAATCGGGTTGTTCATCCAGACAGTGAGCGGGAGCTATGTGGAGTATGGCACCTATACCAGCGACACGAATGGAATAGTAGACCAAACCCTCACGGATTTCAATGGCAGCACCAGTCTCGTGGCGGCCCATCCCCACTATGTCACGCGTATTCTTCAAAACCAAGGTTTGGTGAATGAGGATGCCCTGTCTCCCATACCTATTCTATTAGACCCCTTGGAATTAGGGACTGATGGCAATGCCACGAATGCTGTTCTCGTGGACGTGCGCGTGCGCGATGCTTTCGGTTTGGGGGTGCGGGGGGCCGATGCAATATTATTTTCCCCGGATGCCAATGGTATTCCTTTAGGGATGAAGAAAACGGACATGTCTGGAGCCGCCTTTTTCCCTAATCTTCCCGCAGGCACCTACCAAGCGACCGGCTCAACCCCCACGGCGGATGGCCTTTCCCCTAAAGGAGTGGGGGTTGTTGGTCGGACATTGCCCCTGGAGGTGAAACTCCAAACGGGCACCGCCTTAGTGCAAGTGACGGTGACGGATGAATTCAACCAGCGCGTGGCCGATGCCAATGTGCAGGTTATTGATGCATCATCGGGCCTCGTTTTGGGAGCCGCAATCACGGATGCCCAGGGCGTTGCCCAGCTCGCGGTGGACACCAACCACACCGCCTTCGTTTTCGTGTCCAAGGATTTGTTTCTCCCTTTCTCGAGCACCCCTTTCACGCTATTGAAAGACAACACCCATGTGCTCCGGATTGATGTTTCCTTGAGCAGTGCCACGCAGCAGGTGGATATTCATTTGGATGCCATCTACCAATTGAACCAGAGCGGCGCGCCCGTCATTGCCCAAACATTGGTGCCGGGCCAATCCTATGCGTTCCATTATTCCGTGCGCTCCCCCACCGTTCAACAGGCGTGGCAGGCCGTGAAACGCGTGAATAGCCTTTCTCCATTATTCCAACAGACAACCGATGTGGGAACCGTCAAGGATGGCCAGGCGGCCAAAGGGAGCGTCGCCCTATACTCAACGGCCTCCTCCCAGGATGAGTTTGCCCCTTCTAATCCCGTTTCGGCAGGGCAGCCGGCGAAGGTGATTCTCAACACGCTCGGGGATGCGTCCTCGGCGGGGGCCTTCGCTTTCATTTCCCGCGTAGAAATAAACCCCCAATCCATCCCCAACCAGGATGCGTTGTCTTTCATATATCAGTCCAAATCAACCACTGAAATCTCCCCCTTATACCAGGAGTCCTTCACCCTGGGCGCCCCCCTCCCCGATGCGGGGGATTACGTGTACACTTTTTTCCTCGCCGAAACGGGAACCAATCAATTGGTGCAAGTGAATGGAGCCGCTCCCATTCCTATTGAAGTGGGGAAGGATTATTCATTGTCCTATGCCATTCTCAACCAGTCCGGCCGGGATTATCCATCCGCATCGCTGTCATTCTCGGCCAATCCCGGGACGTTTACTGTATCGCCCACTCAAAAAACGTTGCCTAATTTTTCTAATAATTCCTCCCAAGGGGGAAGTGTGTCCCTTTCCTCGACCCAACTTTGCCAGGGGAATGTGTCTTACTGTTCCACCCTCACTATCACATTGAATGGAGTGGGGAGTAATGAACAGCCCCGCACCCAGCAACTCCGATTCTATACCATTCCCCAACGCCAGATTTTCCTGCAGGTCGCTCCCTCCTCCTTGCTTCCCGGTACTGCTCAAACCATTCAAGCGGTGGCCTTGGACCAACAGCAAAAGCCCCTTCTTCCCGCCACGAGCGGAATTCAGATGACTGGACAGCTTTTGGATAGCTCGGGGGGCGCCATTGGAAATCTCATTCCCTTCACGTCTTCCTCCAGTGGAGTATTCTTCGCCTCCATCCCCGCCGCCCAGGATGGGGATGCCCTGCACCTCCAGGCCGATGCCCCCGGGTATATTTCGGGAACCCAATTGATTCCCGTTTCTTCCGATGGGGGAATTAATTTGTCCCAGGATCATGCGTGCCTGTCTATTTCTCCTTCCCTGCTGTCATTCCCGTTAGGGGGCTTCGGTTCCCTCACCCTGCAAACCATCAATTGCCGCGAGCCCCTGCAGGTGTATACGGGGGGGTTTGTGGAAGGCAGCCAGATCATCCAACTCCCTGTAAGGCAGGGCGCCAATCCCGTGAATAGCTCATCTCCCATACTCATGGGCATCAATGACACCAAAGTCCTCACCGTGGGCCCCGCGCCGCATATTGGGATGTATCCGGTGTATGTGTTCGCCAAGCGCCAGAGTGAGCCCTCGTCCGCGTATGCCTTTGTGCGCAATGTGGACGTGCGCGTGGATCCCATTTCACCTAACACGCAATGCCTTAATTTGGAAAAATATTCGTTTGACGTGAGTCGGGGGAGCGATTCGGCCAAAGTAGTCAACCAGTGCAACCCCCACGTGCACGATCCCTTGTTTCCACAAGTGAATCTATCCATGAATGGAATCTATGCCCATGCCATTCCCCCCGTGTTGACTCCCGAGATGCGTTCCCCCAATGCCCCTATTTCTTTCAATTGGACCCTCGCTCTGGACTATCAACCCATAATCAATGGGGATTGGGTTCTGGACGATTTTCCATCGCAGACCATTCCGGATGGCAATTGGAATCGTTTTGAAGTGGCGGGTGCCCCCGCGTTCCTTGATTCCAAGGATGGTTTTTCGGGGAGCGCCCCGTTATTAGTATCGGATGAGGTGCGTATTTCCAATGTGAGTTATTTGGAAACCCAGAATCAAACCGTTTTTCCGCATGCCTCGCGGGGACGCAAAGCCTTGCTGTTCCAAACAACTCTTTTCCTCGAGCGCGCCTTCACATTCCCCCGCCTCTGCTTCCTCACGTCAGGTGTTCCCTCTGTAAATGTGCGAATCGACGGGGTGCTGGTGCAGGATCGCTTTATGAATCCCAATTGTGCCCTTACCAATCATACCCTTTCCGCGGGCCCTCACACCATTGAATATTTTGTGTATGATAATGATGCGGATGATTATCAGATCCGCGCCCTCTGGTTTGACGGGAGCAATTTCCGCGCGTTTTCGGATGACCAGGGGAATGGTTTCTATCTCTCTCCCGAATACGGGAATGTTTGGTCGGCTGGAAACAATACGAATGGGACGCAGGTTTTGGGGCCATTGCCCGCTACATTGACCCCCGCGTCATCCACCACTCAACCAGTCTACATCGCCTCTCTCCCTAATTCCTTCCGGGATATCCTCGCTAATAAGGGGGGAGTGGAACACCTCAAGCACTCTGGTTTGCGGGTGTCAACGGATCATCCGGGGGTGCGAGCGTTCGTGAAGGACGGGGATGTGTTTGCTCAATACGTTGGATTTGATGATCCGGCGGCTGAACAAAATGTCATAGTTGAAAATTTGGGGATGCAGGGAGAAAAATATGGAATCCTCACCCTCACGGATTATGCGGGGCTGTCCTCCCCTCAAACCAATGTGCGTCTGGGCGTGGTGGTGGATGCATCTCCTTCCGTATTGGCTAAAGTCGCCGCGCATTCTCCCAATGGAGTGGATGGGATCTGCCGGGCCATCGCTAATCTGCAGAAAGGGATGCGCTATTACTCCGGAAAAACCGTTGATTTACAAGTCTTCCTCATGAATGCCCCCTCCTCGTTCACCGGGGCTTCCAGCGGGGCGTCCATTCCGTGTGAGGGAATCCTTCCCCCAAATGCCACGCGCATTCTTTCATTTTCCCCACCTGTTTCAGGTGATCCCACCGAGAGTTGGGCCCTAGCCGCTGAACATGCGGCCCAGGATTCCTTTTTCACCCAATCCCAGCAATCCAAACTTCTCCTGATTATCACGGACAACAAACCCTCCGGCCTTTCCAATAATCAACGCCCCTCGGAGTGGGATTCCACTCGGGAGTTACCATTGGTGAATGCCGCGGCCGCGCGCTTGAATGCTAATGGAGTGAAAGGAGTGGTGTGGTACATGACCCCCCTCGAGTCCAATCCCCATGGGTTGGACACCGGCGACCCTAACCGGAGTGATGCCATTGCCCTCATGGATTATTTCGCGGCGAGCACCCAGGGTTTTGTGGAGGCCTTTGATTTCTCTGAGAGGGTTGACACGTCAAATAATGTTCATGCGTGGGAGCAGGCCTCCTATAACAAGATTGCCAAGCGCCTGCTCCAGCATGCCTTCGATAGGTCCTCCCAGCGCATCGCGGTCAAGCTCTCATCCCTCCCCCCCAATGCGTGCATTGGGGAAAATGATGTGGTTGGCGATTCGGGAGTGAGGGCGTTGCCCCGCATCCTGTTGGATTGGGATTGGAATGATGTGGATATCCGCGCGTGCGACCGGGCATCTGATGTGTCAACATCCAATGGTATTTTCTGCGACGGATCGCAGTTCCTTTTGTCCGCCGTGAAGAAACTCCATGAGGTGGAAAATGCGTATGCCCCCACCGCGAACTCCCAGCAGGTGGCGCAGATCCCTTTCTGGATGAATTTCGATGCTTATCTTATGGAGGATGCCTTTCCTTCGGATCTTCGTCAGGATTTCGTCGACTACTATGCCAACAGCAGTTTCGCGGACGCCCCCTCGTGGTTCAAGAATGCCTTGCTAGGAGCGGGGGCGTGGAAGGACTATGTGAATCCCTCCAATGACAGGATGGCCATCGTGGTAAATGGTGATCCTAACGTGAATGTTCTTCCCACCTCTGGGTTGTACCGCGTTCGTATGGATATCCAATGGGATTCGGATGTGGGCACTTTTTTCATCGCTAATACTCCCGCGGCCCGCATTACCATTTATCTGGACCTATTAGCCGCCTCCTCCGGGATGAGCGTGGATTCGCCCTTGTATGCCATGCCCCTTGATGGATTAATCGGGTGGGATGAGTCCACGCAGCTGTTTCACCGCGAGGGGTATGGTACCACCTTTTCAGGGGGCGTCGTCGATTTAGTGGGCACCTCCTCTTACCCCCTTCGCACCTATCCCTCATCGCCCGGAACAACCGCATTGAAAACATTCGAGGTGCGCGTGGCCACTGATTTCGTGGCCACCAATGCCACTGCGCCGGGGGAATTGGCGCGCATCGATAATACAACCAATACCCTTTACCTGGCGCCCACCCTTCCCGCCCCCGTCATCCTGGACTGGGGCTCCAATCCCTTCGGTCAAGGAAGTGTGTTTTATGGGATCCAGGAGACTGATTTTTCAACGGGAACATCGGCCTATATTTCTCATCCCAATCAAGGGACAAATCCGTTGTCCGCCTGGAAGCCCATCGCGTCCCTGATCAAGCAGCCGGCGTATGGGTGTTCGTCCTCCGCGTGCGCATTGTGCGTGGATGGGGGTGGAAATCCGTTTGCTTCCTCCATTGTGGGGGATTATAATCCTCCATCCACCGTTACAGGATATCGCGCCCCCTTGAACGCCACTCAATTATTTGGTTTCACCTCGCCTTCAGGAATCTCCAATGAGTCCTTCCTCGCGGGCGCTTTTTATCGGCCCGCCGGGAAGGATTATTCCATTGTGCTGGGGTTGAATGATAATCCCTCCCGCGAGATTGGGAGCATCCTCACCATGAATACTGTTCTCCAGAATCAGGGCCAATCCACCGGGGCGTTGGATGCCGGGGACGCAGTATTGGAGTCCGAATGGGCCAAGGCCCAGAGCTTCCAGGGCATGCTTGCCCTGCTCGCGCAGGATTGGACATGTATCTCATCTGAGGGGGATTCAACCACCATTTTCTGGAACCGCGACAAACTCATCGATTTGGTGAAAGAGGAGCACGCGGCCTATGGAATGGGCACCAATTCATCCACGCTCGTTGGAAATGCCTGTGTAGCCACCGGCAACCCCCTGGGGCGCGGGGGCACCTATACCTTACAAGAGCGCGCCGGAAATATTCCCAATTCACAGAATGTTTTGGGATTGTGCCCCCTATATTCAAATTCTCCCCAAGTGGGGGCCTATTTGCAATTAGGTATTCCTTATCCCGTGGGAACGCAGATTCATCTTCCCCCCACGCAAACAACCCCCAATACGGGTGACCCGCTCGACCGGAGCGTCCAATATAGATATTCTCCCACCAATTGCGGCGCCCCCACGAGTGTGAAATGCCCCTCCTCCCCCGATTACTGTGCTAATGATGGGGAGCGGTACTGGGTGGGGATTCCCAACCTTCAGCCGTGA
- a CDS encoding MBL fold metallo-hydrolase: MASMFVSEAWGGILVSAGESKYLIDPARKKVQADQVFVSHAHSDHVYIGAAGTSPYFMTPPTHSLIRKKIPLKATAKTLSLRKKQSHANENVSFVSAGHILGSAQIVIEGEQTICATTDFKLQDSIIQEGAEIVPCDTLVIESTFGMKEFSFPPREQVYEEMGAWIREVQQQGGLPVLAGYATGKAQELTKMVNEYTNTIPFVHESVFEKNQVYESHEARLGAYEKIDHNLPDAQLLILPPSLCTPHVLHAIAISAKRNIRAAKATGWQWKNGFERNFPLSDHADYAQLLRYVKEAEPKQVYTHHGFEDELARSITRELGIPAKSLKEAPQQALMAYERVPQFKNK; encoded by the coding sequence ATGGCATCCATGTTCGTGAGCGAGGCATGGGGGGGTATCCTGGTATCGGCCGGGGAATCAAAATATCTCATCGATCCCGCTCGGAAAAAGGTGCAGGCCGACCAGGTGTTTGTCTCGCACGCCCATTCTGACCATGTCTACATTGGTGCGGCCGGCACGTCTCCATACTTTATGACGCCTCCCACACATTCGCTCATCCGAAAAAAGATTCCCCTAAAGGCCACAGCCAAAACCCTTTCCCTTCGGAAGAAACAATCCCATGCCAACGAAAATGTTTCCTTCGTGAGCGCGGGCCACATTTTGGGGAGCGCGCAGATCGTAATCGAAGGCGAGCAAACCATTTGCGCTACCACCGATTTCAAGCTCCAGGATTCCATTATTCAAGAAGGGGCTGAAATTGTGCCCTGCGATACCTTAGTCATTGAATCCACCTTCGGGATGAAGGAGTTTTCCTTCCCGCCCCGTGAACAAGTGTACGAGGAGATGGGCGCTTGGATCCGCGAGGTGCAGCAACAGGGGGGGTTGCCCGTGCTCGCAGGCTATGCAACAGGTAAGGCCCAGGAATTGACCAAAATGGTGAACGAGTACACGAATACCATTCCATTCGTCCATGAATCAGTGTTTGAGAAGAACCAAGTGTATGAGTCCCATGAAGCACGGTTGGGAGCCTATGAAAAGATAGATCATAATCTCCCTGACGCCCAATTATTGATTCTCCCCCCTTCCTTATGCACCCCGCACGTGTTGCATGCCATTGCCATCTCCGCCAAGCGAAATATCCGGGCCGCCAAGGCCACGGGGTGGCAGTGGAAAAATGGGTTTGAGCGCAATTTCCCCTTATCCGATCATGCGGATTATGCGCAACTCCTGCGCTATGTGAAAGAGGCCGAGCCCAAGCAGGTGTACACTCATCATGGTTTCGAAGACGAGCTCGCCCGATCCATCACGCGCGAGTTGGGCATCCCCGCCAAGTCGTTAAAAGAAGCCCCCCAGCAGGCGCTGATGGCGTACGAGCGGGTTCCGCAATTCAAAAATAAGTAG
- a CDS encoding fibrillarin-like rRNA/tRNA 2'-O-methyltransferase: MVAKVNDGMPEGYSNTLKQINHHWFTRSLVPGQRIYGERILKEGNIEWREWNPFRSKLAAALASGWTSFPIREGHHVLYLGCAEGTTVSHVSDIVGKNGLVVGVDISPQAMVKFTALAETRTNILPLLGDAANPSSYAPDLDGLSFQIVVQDISQRNQGEIFLRNMRLFGTKGTEGALVIKARSIDFAADPAKVFEGERIRLQEELTIIQTIPLGRFEKDHFLIHSRKPA, encoded by the coding sequence ATGGTCGCAAAAGTAAATGATGGAATGCCCGAGGGATATTCCAACACCCTCAAACAAATAAACCACCACTGGTTCACCCGCTCTCTCGTTCCCGGACAACGTATCTATGGCGAACGGATCCTCAAGGAGGGAAATATAGAATGGCGGGAGTGGAATCCCTTCCGATCCAAGCTCGCGGCCGCATTGGCATCCGGGTGGACAAGTTTTCCCATTAGAGAGGGGCACCATGTCCTCTACCTGGGTTGCGCCGAGGGCACTACCGTATCGCATGTTTCAGACATCGTGGGGAAAAATGGATTAGTCGTGGGCGTGGACATCTCCCCCCAAGCCATGGTAAAGTTCACCGCGCTCGCGGAGACGCGGACCAACATCCTTCCCTTGCTCGGGGACGCAGCAAATCCTTCGTCCTATGCCCCCGACCTCGATGGTCTCTCTTTCCAAATAGTGGTGCAGGATATCTCCCAGCGCAATCAGGGAGAGATATTCCTCCGCAATATGCGTCTATTCGGAACGAAAGGAACGGAAGGAGCATTGGTCATCAAAGCCCGCTCCATCGATTTCGCGGCGGACCCCGCAAAGGTTTTTGAAGGGGAACGCATTCGCCTGCAGGAGGAGTTGACGATTATTCAAACCATTCCTTTGGGTCGGTTCGAGAAGGATCATTTCCTCATCCATTCCAGGAAGCCCGCGTGA